A single Maniola hyperantus chromosome 11, iAphHyp1.2, whole genome shotgun sequence DNA region contains:
- the LOC117986300 gene encoding uncharacterized protein — MDVFLTGFPKKLLVAVSVVILIAMCLTPVDARSVMHRRRHQRRPDSMAEITKDDTMKRPKNSSTEQYRNATKKIKHKLRNTKRFFDQDRRRLNETREYRDGMPAWLPAVNFVDIHFHDYRSPRKAGKSISERKFTYLMPKLYKTLKEYQVIFKRLQNVQLESADDSFTNYISVRQNLLSNTLAKLYSTIAEIQENMVAVKMQIPAFDESRMKLESLKTKVDATQCLKNDYIAFRGYGNLLNNWYSEFRCPVNKKADKKCAAFHAKMKEKLGNKRFKNHRNNVPLTS; from the exons ATGGATGTCTTTTTAACTG GTTTTCCCAAAAAGCTTTTGGTAGCTGTATCCGTAGTCATACTAATAGCCATGTGTCTGACGCCAGTCGACGCTCGCTCAGTGATGCACAGGAGGCGACACCAAAGACGACCAGACAGCATGGCCGAAATCACCAAAGACGACACGATGAAACGACCAAAAAACTCAAGCACTGAACAGTATAGGAACGCCACAAAGAAAATTAAACATAAGCTACGCAACACAAAAAGATTCTTCGACCAGGATCGGAGGCGTTTAAACGAGACGAGAGAATACAGGGACGGAATGCCCGCTTGGTTGCCGGCGGTCAACTTCGTCGACATCCACTTCCACGATTATAGAAGCCCACGAAAAGCCGGAAAATCAATCTCAGAACGAAAG TTCACATACCTGATGCCAAAATTATACAAAACGCTGAAAGAATACCAAGTCATCTTCAAGCGTCTGCAGAACGTTCAGCTAGAATCAGCAGACGATTCTTTCACCAACTACATCAGCGTCCGTCAAAACTTACTGTCAAATACCCTTGCCAAGTTATACAGCACCATCGCCGAAATACAAGAAAACATGGTTGCAGTTAAGATGCAAATCCCTGCATTCGACGAGAGTCGCATGAAACTCGAATCTTTGAAGACAAAAGTTGACGCAACGCAGTGCCTGAAAAATGACTACATAGCTTTCAGAGGTTACGGCAACCTATTAAACAATTGGTACTCAGAATTCAGGTGTCCAGTCAATAAGAAGGCCGATAAAAAATGCGCAGCCTTCCACGCGAAAATGAAGGAAAAGCTAGGCAACAAACGGTTTAAAAACCATCGAAATAACGTACCATTAACGAGTTGA